The Sesamum indicum cultivar Zhongzhi No. 13 linkage group LG6, S_indicum_v1.0, whole genome shotgun sequence genomic interval gtCTTTAATAATCTTTGCGGTGAGAAGATCAATCCTTTTGGGTTTTTTGCCAGATTGCTTGGATTTTCCTTCCTCTTCTGGTGTTGAGTTTGCCTCTTCTTGTTGCAAGAGCTTTCTACAAATAGCATGAAACACCCGAAGAGTATCTCTCACTCTGTTGCGGGCATCAACATGACCAGAACTGTTGGGACCAAAAGGAGGCAGACTAACTTCAAAAATTTTTGGTTGAAGACTGGGAGGAGAATCTGCAAGAAAATCTCCATCATGAGCATTACCTTCATCATCTGAGAGAACCAAGGCACCAGGACTCATTTCTGCATCATTGGAAATATGAACTTCATTGTGCTTCTCAGATGGCGAAAACTTTACTTTAGGAGTACTTTTCCTAGCAACAGCCTTGGCCTTCTGTCGCCAAGAAAAATTCTGCTTCCTCTTTTTTCCTCCACTTGTTCCTCCATCAGTGATACTTAGAACTGTTTTTCCTGTCCTCCAAGGACAATAAGGTGCAGCCATCAGACCATGCACAACCTCCCTATCTACTTCATCCGCTGACCGGTAAACTCTATTTGAAGGCCTCATTTCATCACTTTCTCCCGGTGAATAAAGAACAATATCCTTTCCAACAGGTCCTGCAGAGTCATTGACCGGCCTGGCCATGGAAATAGGAGTGATTTCAAGTGGGCATTCATTATAGGCACCACGATCTTCCTCATCCATGCAGGTTAATGAACCAGGACTCACGTCTGCATCTTTTGAATCAAGAAATGCAATCTTCTTCATAGATGGTCCTCCAGAAGAATCTTCCATAACATTACTATTCAGAGCAACAGTTTCGGACTTTTGTGACCGGGACACGTTCTGCTGTATCATTATTACTGCACTAGTTTTACCATCTGAATTATTTAAAGCTACTTTCGCTTTCCTCCACGGACAATATGGTGCAGCCATCAGGCCATGTACAACTTCCCTATGCAATTCATTTCCACTATAAGGAGACCTTACAGTATCATTTCCATCGGGTGAGTACACAACAATCTCTTTCCCCACTGGCCATCCAGTATCCTCAATGCTGGAATCAACCCATGATCTCGGCCCAGCTTGTCTTGCTTCCGATTTCTCAATTTTGCTATCTCGTATGCCTCTGTTGCATTCTTCAAAATCCATGGGCCGACCTTCCATCGTGGCTTCCTTCATCTCTTCCAGCAGCCCTCTTCCAccatcattcaatttttcagttGTTCCTGTTTTAACACAAATGTCTGCCCCTCCCTCTGAACCATTGCTTGACACAGTTGCCTCTGGTTCCACTTCAACTTTTTCAATCCTATTCGGTAAATCATTTCCTGAAGTGACCATCTGTTTGCCTTCCTCGGTTGGTAAAGGAACATTGCTCCCACAGTGCGGAGGGAAGTCGCGCACAGCAGACACTCTTCTCCGACGGTATTTATCCTTCGGTCTAATGGAAGTTTCTGGCTTAATACTCACACAAGCTGAAGACAATGCCAGAGAACTATCCAGCAAGAGCTCTTTATCAACTGAAGCACCAGCATCTAACATGGCCTTTGCTGCCTCCACACTTGAGTCCTGAACCAAAGACAAACCTTCTACTTCATTCAGCTCTTTCAACATTGTCTGACCACCAGCCTCGGTATCTTTATTAGAAGGATCACTTTTGGTGTCATTCGGCGTATAGACTGCCATGAGGTTGGTTTCTGTTATCAATTCCTCAACATCATTAGAGGAATCATCCATCATTGTCGTAGTCACTTTTCCCACCAATGCGTCCAATGATTCAGTGCTATCTACTTCAATAGGACTATCTACTGTTCCCTGGGTATGACAATCGACCTCGTCTGGCAATTGAGTTCCAACTGATCCAACTTCCATCCTTAATTTCTCGATGCCTGTTGCATTTGCCATCACTTGTTCTACTAATGTATCCAATGATTCAGTCATATGTACATCCACAATAACGTTCATTGCTTCATGTAATCGACTTTCCACTTCAATATTAGAGCTTTTGACACCACTAGAACCCACACCAATAGCCACCACAGGTTTGGCcatttcacaatttttaacACCAATAGCATCCACAATCCTAGCTCCACTACCACCATTTTCTTCAGGTTCCAAAATCATTGGCAAAGCATTGCTGCCACACCCTGGTGGAAAATCCCGGACTGCAGAAACTTTCCTGGGCTTATATTTGGGCATACGACCATTCTCCAAAGGCCGCTTGCTAGAAACCTCACCGGTTAAGCTACCGCTTGCAAAAGAAACCATTATTTGTTGTCAACAATCCCTAAAAGAGTGACACCAGTTCCACCGTACGTCAGTTAAAACCTGGAAAAGTGAAGAGTATTATTAACAATGAGAACAGTAAAATCAGGGCTGgaagcataaaaaataaaattatataaaaagatccATCCATTGATAAGTAAGATCAAGAAATAACAAAGACACATATTCATAAATACGTAAACAAACTAGCATCCAAACAACCTTACACATGGACGATTTAGggcacaaaagaaaaggaaaagctaTAACAtaagaaaatgtcaaattgAATACACAACGAAATGCTTATTCCCTGATGACAGCACTCCAACAAAAGAACGCAAGACGAAGCACATCGAACATGCAAGCATAAATACATGCACAAATACCTGATGAAAGACAAGTTGTTGATAATCTCTTCGAATAGCTGAAAAGAAATTTCACGAGCCCTTCTCCACAAAGCTGCATGGGCACAACATCGTTTTGAAAATCATCATcgaattaaatgaatcaaatatcaataaaatcagaaaaaaatggaaaatgttGATTAATTTACCCGGATTGGCCGTCGCGATATCCAAATCTACAGGTTTCTTCAACCAAGCTcacaaatatacatacatacatatgtgtatatatgtacgaTATACACGGACTTGTCTGTGTTTCCGGGCGTGATTATATATGGAATTTGGGAATCGGATGGATTGAGCAACGGTAAAAATGATCTGAAGCGAAAATAATGTGTCGGAGTGGGGGAAAAAAATACGGTAAGCAGAGTTTGCGTTAATGAATTTACCTTTTCACCCCTAATGTTTTTGGGGAAACTTTTTGTGGGGAAATGTACGGTTCGTGGCGCGAATCTGAGGGACGCGTGGTGGGCCTTGATCCGGAAATCCGGTTTTGGGTCCATGTGGAACCCTCATTTGTGGTATGGATATATTAACGGGTCGAATTTGGGATCCATATTTTGACCCGAATTTGGgaattcaataaattagaaataaataaataaatgagcaCTCCGATATTCCCATAGGGGAATACGAAATGACTGAAAACAAATATACACATTATGAAATTTGGTAAATACTTTAAGATTCAGTCAGATATAGAAAGTCGTTCAAATTTGTGTAcgtttgaaattaaaaatctacATTTCtgacaatttattaaaatttcaattagtTAAGCAATTATTAAATCTTaaatcagttttttttttcctgatgattatatattattatatcgATATTATAAAACCAACAAATACAACgattgtttaataaatttccaaatatgaaaaataaaattagaccCGTTTGATATTCTTTGCATATAAGTTTGACTGTAATTAGCCCCTCTCAAGAGATCATTgcattttacatttatataatttacattcAAAGTGGATGAATATCATCATTTTCCCGAGTCCAGATGGGCTCAATCAAAATCTTCATCAGTCTCTGCTCGAACACGAACGCTTGGTTAGGACCCAGGCTTTTTAAAGCACATTTGAATGAAGATCAGACACGAATGGGGGACAGGTGACGAGAGAGGGGGAGAAACCGATAACTGTTTGCCTTTCATAGACAGTAACGAAATGGCATTCATTAACAAACAAAGGCTAGAATAGATGAAAACTATGGAAAATAGAACACTGTGACTTGGACAAGTTTGTAACATAAGATGGAAAATGAACTTCCCCTATTTATGCTTCTCAAGTTAATTAGGAAATGGCAAGACAACCCCCACTGTGTTTCCCGCCAGCAATTGCTTTCGTTGCGCATAGAGGTGCATAGGTTAAACGTCAGCAATTAGTGTATCTATCTTGCAAGGCCTCTTGTTTGACGGGTGTTGTAAGACTTGCAATTAGGGCATTTCTGGGCGATGACATGGTATTTCACTTCAGAGTTGCTTCCACAATCATTACAAAGAATCCAAACCTGTAATCAAAAGTCTCATTAACATTCTGCACACTTCGAGTGCAAGACATGCATATTGAGTGCATTTCAGATGATAAGGGCAACAAGGATTATGGGGCGTCTGTCCATGCATGTATCATGTATGTCTATGCAGGTGCACgaatgtatgtgtgtgtgaggagAGGAGAGAACGAGAGAGGGAGTGAGGACCATTTTGTTCTCATAATACGCAGGCATGGGTGTAGCTGCAATTTCCAGGTCAAACTTCTCCCACACTTTGGACATATCGCAAACTGACTTGGAGCAGATAGGGCAAGCATACCTGTTAACAAGGTCATGTCGATTTGGATGTGAACAATAAGACCTtagagaagagagaagaaagtgcaaaatttttcACATACTTGTAGTGCTCCTGCATCTCTACCAAGCATGTCTTATGAATGGTGTGGCCACATGGCATAGCAATGACATCGTTTCTCGAATCAAATAGATACTACAGATAACAAGTACTCACTTCGATTAGTCTTGATCAATATAAActcccaaaaattataatacagaAGGTAACTACAGCATTAGTGTGACAAAAAGATTAACAATGCAGTAATACCTCAAAACATACAGGACAGTCCTGGTGCATTGCCCTCTCCACGCATGGATGACTGCTTTTTAGAAGTATAGAATAACAGCATCCTAAAATCATAGAGACAGAAGTATCAGAATCAAGATGCTGATCTGAAAGTTTATAAACAGAGGAAAAAGACTTACCACATTTATCACAGTGGAAAAAATTCTTGGAGCCCCCGATCCTGCAACAGCACCTCGGAAACATGACTAAATGCTTTCCAATTTAACCTATCTGTGTTAAGTtctaaatttgtatatatttatgagtgatgtgtttgttttcttgctAGCACTTAAGGAGCATTAAGGCTTGAAATGATTGGAAAAGAACCCTTCCCATAGGTGGCTTTCAATTTATTCGAGTTCGTTAGTAACataagtttttcttgttttaccAAAAAATCATTTGTAAAAGCTATTACAAGCCAAACATGTTTTTACCATGATATCTTTTCAGATAATTTACAGTGAAAGTTAttcaaagaaatcaacttgAAATGTGTGTATGCTATAACAATTTCTGTAATGGCACATTCACCCTTGTCCAGTCATTCAACACGAAAATAAGCTTTTCAGCACAGTAAAAACTGAAATTCCTCCGCAGGGATAACACAACTAATAACACATCcaattctctttctttctccaaA includes:
- the LOC105164786 gene encoding uncharacterized protein LOC105164786, with protein sequence MVSFASGSLTGEVSSKRPLENGRMPKYKPRKVSAVRDFPPGCGSNALPMILEPEENGGSGARIVDAIGVKNCEMAKPVVAIGVGSSGVKSSNIEVESRLHEAMNVIVDVHMTESLDTLVEQVMANATGIEKLRMEVGSVGTQLPDEVDCHTQGTVDSPIEVDSTESLDALVGKVTTTMMDDSSNDVEELITETNLMAVYTPNDTKSDPSNKDTEAGGQTMLKELNEVEGLSLVQDSSVEAAKAMLDAGASVDKELLLDSSLALSSACVSIKPETSIRPKDKYRRRRVSAVRDFPPHCGSNVPLPTEEGKQMVTSGNDLPNRIEKVEVEPEATVSSNGSEGGADICVKTGTTEKLNDGGRGLLEEMKEATMEGRPMDFEECNRGIRDSKIEKSEARQAGPRSWVDSSIEDTGWPVGKEIVVYSPDGNDTVRSPYSGNELHREVVHGLMAAPYCPWRKAKVALNNSDGKTSAVIMIQQNVSRSQKSETVALNSNVMEDSSGGPSMKKIAFLDSKDADVSPGSLTCMDEEDRGAYNECPLEITPISMARPVNDSAGPVGKDIVLYSPGESDEMRPSNRVYRSADEVDREVVHGLMAAPYCPWRTGKTVLSITDGGTSGGKKRKQNFSWRQKAKAVARKSTPKVKFSPSEKHNEVHISNDAEMSPGALVLSDDEGNAHDGDFLADSPPSLQPKIFEVSLPPFGPNSSGHVDARNRVRDTLRVFHAICRKLLQQEEANSTPEEEGKSKQSGKKPKRIDLLTAKIIKDKGKEVNTEKLILGQVPGVEVGDEFQYRVELAVVGIHRLYQAGIDWMKLNGVPVATSVVSSGAYADDVENADVLIYSGQGGNVVGKVKQPEDQKLERGNLALRNSISAKTPVRVVRGWKETKVVDPLDPKPKTVTTYVYDGLYTVTNYWTETGTHGKLVFKFELRRNPGQPELAWKELKKSSKFKNRPGACVSDVSGGKEPFPICAVNTFGDEKPPPFNYTSKMMYPDWFNPIPPAGCQCTGRCTDSKKCRCAVRNGGEIPYNRNGALVETKPLVYECGPHCKCPPACYNRVSQRGIKFQLEIFKTESRGWGVRPLTSIPSGSFICEYAGELLEDKEAEQKIGNDEYLFDIGQNYGDSSLKSEDQASSVEHIEEVGYTIDAAQYGNIGRFINHSCLPNLYAQNVIYDHDDRKMPHVMLFAMDNIPPLQELTYHYNYSVDQIRDSDGNIKVKKCYCGTAECTGRMY